From Pseudomonadota bacterium, a single genomic window includes:
- a CDS encoding PAS domain S-box protein has product MARSQQAGLPRVSEACALVLVGSGPLIESVAAVLAATDWSVATASEPRALAEVIGDRASIVLLDETQLAAVRRHLRGRSSKAAPALLLLVDRRVEATRRLPAAARLEEVLYWPSEPELLDWRLRALGEALLAERSAAALAQRLALLAAIAAAARSDEGFQEGIHRPLVQLAACTGARCARVLVPAREAERCYVVGSSLDPSASDRLGRLATAAECRAAVEAGQELLTGPIDLGPRLASSGGQLKLAEMGHLLVMPLRHDDAVRGAIELQFVGDAALSEGAREIVGLAAAMMAPWLAQDRALGALVAVRAPGRPTSGERAEARALSEELAQMKRFLDQLIDASPEAIVACDEAGAVTLFNKAAESLFGLSARQVTGRLPFDLLFPEGVGAKLREQLAGSSGAGGAIEPLRSEVIDAQQLRVPVQLTVSVMPRAAGATGSVAVISDLRERLRIEHDLVHVRERLLVSEKQALLAELAGTTAHELNQPLTSVMGYAELLLRRLPPQDVNHHAAETILEQAQRMADIVRKIGRITRYETKPYVGETQILDLDRSTE; this is encoded by the coding sequence ATGGCGAGATCTCAGCAGGCTGGGCTGCCACGGGTTTCAGAGGCGTGCGCGCTGGTGCTGGTCGGCAGCGGACCGCTGATCGAGTCCGTCGCCGCAGTGCTGGCAGCGACGGACTGGAGCGTCGCGACGGCGAGCGAGCCGCGGGCCCTGGCTGAAGTGATCGGCGATCGCGCGAGCATCGTGTTGCTCGACGAGACTCAGCTCGCGGCCGTCCGGCGGCACCTCCGGGGCCGCAGCAGCAAGGCCGCGCCCGCCTTGCTGCTGCTCGTCGACAGACGGGTCGAGGCGACGCGGAGGCTACCTGCGGCCGCGCGCCTCGAGGAGGTGCTGTACTGGCCTAGCGAACCCGAGCTGCTCGACTGGCGGCTGAGGGCGCTCGGGGAGGCGCTGTTGGCCGAGCGCAGCGCCGCTGCGCTCGCGCAGCGCCTGGCGCTGCTGGCGGCGATCGCTGCGGCGGCTCGCTCCGACGAGGGCTTCCAGGAGGGAATCCACCGCCCGCTCGTGCAGCTCGCGGCTTGCACGGGAGCCCGCTGCGCGCGGGTGCTGGTGCCGGCGCGCGAGGCAGAGCGCTGTTACGTGGTCGGAAGCAGCCTCGATCCGAGCGCCAGCGATCGCCTCGGACGCTTGGCGACCGCGGCGGAGTGCAGGGCGGCGGTCGAGGCGGGGCAGGAGCTGCTTACAGGTCCAATCGACCTCGGGCCGCGACTGGCCTCGAGCGGCGGACAGCTCAAGCTCGCAGAGATGGGGCATCTGCTCGTCATGCCGCTGCGCCACGACGATGCGGTCCGGGGCGCGATCGAGCTGCAGTTCGTCGGCGACGCCGCGCTCAGCGAGGGCGCCCGCGAGATCGTGGGCCTCGCCGCCGCGATGATGGCTCCCTGGCTGGCGCAGGACCGGGCGTTGGGCGCCTTGGTTGCGGTCCGCGCGCCAGGGCGCCCGACGAGCGGTGAGCGCGCCGAGGCGCGCGCGCTCTCGGAGGAGCTGGCGCAAATGAAGCGTTTTCTCGATCAGCTGATCGACGCCAGCCCCGAGGCCATCGTCGCCTGCGACGAGGCTGGCGCGGTGACGCTGTTCAACAAGGCTGCCGAGTCACTCTTTGGGCTCTCGGCGCGACAGGTTACAGGTCGGTTGCCCTTCGATTTGCTCTTCCCCGAGGGCGTCGGCGCGAAGCTGCGCGAGCAGCTCGCCGGCAGCAGTGGTGCCGGTGGCGCAATCGAGCCGCTGCGCAGCGAGGTGATCGATGCCCAGCAGCTACGGGTTCCGGTACAGCTGACGGTCAGCGTCATGCCGCGAGCAGCCGGGGCGACCGGCTCGGTGGCCGTGATCAGCGACCTGCGTGAGCGTCTGCGCATCGAGCACGACCTCGTCCATGTGCGTGAGCGCCTGCTGGTCTCCGAGAAGCAAGCGCTGCTGGCAGAGCTGGCCGGGACGACCGCCCACGAGCTGAACCAGCCTCTGACCTCGGTGATGGGCTACGCTGAGCTGCTGCTGCGCCGCCTGCCGCCGCAGGACGTCAACCATCACGCCGCCGAGACAATCCTGGAGCAGGCCCAGCGAATGGCGGATATCGTCCGCAAGATCGGTCGGATCACGCGCTATGAAACCAAACCCTACGTCGGCGAGACGCAGATCCTCGACCTCGACCGCTCGACGGAGTAG
- a CDS encoding PEGA domain-containing protein gives MACGAIGRWGCAAAATFALGVSLARAAPPEPRVRVTVLLLPAAGISAKDTGRFSRALQAALQTNRRLEVRDADSLLAEFAGEVPQGAVAEAAEATARGLRLLTEGPPAAAASSLAEAVEALVPVLPFIKKQLLADAMLGLGVALAQDGRKRDARAALQRLFVWRPQHQYDVSRFPAEMIPVVEQARAAVERLGRGGLQIDSQPPGAQAYVDGRFVGVTPTIAFGLTVGDHYLTFKKAGFVRAGGRATVDARQQQTFVQPLSRSEKYLLLQQAIAQARTQLGAAKAPVPVADAGRVLFVHQIIFAELRPLPGSMLEVRAYLYDLRSGLRLNQVKLPLGSRDQRAVATLAHLLYANVPYDGRIEAPPEPPPPRAATATAFHRRWWFWTAIGAGAAVVATAIAVPLSRQGENCPAGFRCVAIDN, from the coding sequence TTGGCTTGTGGCGCGATCGGGCGCTGGGGCTGCGCCGCGGCGGCGACCTTCGCCCTCGGCGTCTCGCTGGCGCGCGCCGCGCCGCCGGAGCCGCGCGTCCGCGTCACCGTGCTCTTGCTGCCCGCAGCCGGCATCTCGGCCAAGGACACGGGCCGCTTCAGTCGTGCGCTCCAGGCAGCGCTGCAGACCAACCGCCGCCTCGAGGTGCGTGACGCCGACAGCCTGCTCGCCGAGTTCGCCGGTGAGGTGCCGCAAGGCGCCGTCGCGGAGGCCGCGGAGGCCACGGCGCGCGGCCTCCGCCTGCTCACCGAGGGCCCCCCGGCGGCGGCGGCCAGCAGCCTCGCTGAGGCCGTCGAAGCGCTCGTTCCAGTGCTGCCCTTCATCAAGAAGCAGCTACTCGCGGACGCCATGTTGGGGCTGGGCGTCGCGCTCGCCCAGGACGGGCGCAAGCGTGACGCGCGCGCCGCCCTGCAACGGCTCTTCGTCTGGCGCCCCCAGCACCAATACGACGTCTCTCGGTTCCCCGCGGAGATGATCCCAGTCGTCGAGCAGGCACGCGCCGCTGTCGAGCGCCTCGGTCGCGGCGGCCTCCAGATCGATAGCCAGCCGCCGGGCGCCCAAGCCTACGTCGACGGGCGCTTCGTCGGTGTGACCCCGACAATTGCCTTCGGCCTGACCGTCGGCGACCACTACCTCACCTTCAAGAAGGCGGGCTTCGTCCGCGCCGGCGGCCGCGCGACCGTCGATGCCCGGCAACAGCAAACCTTCGTCCAGCCGCTGAGCCGCAGCGAGAAATACTTGCTGCTGCAGCAGGCCATCGCTCAGGCCCGCACCCAGCTCGGGGCAGCCAAGGCACCGGTGCCGGTTGCCGACGCGGGGCGCGTGCTCTTTGTGCACCAGATCATCTTTGCCGAGCTTCGACCGCTGCCCGGCTCGATGCTCGAGGTGCGCGCCTATCTATACGATCTGCGCTCCGGACTGCGCCTCAATCAGGTCAAGCTGCCGCTCGGCAGCCGCGACCAGCGCGCGGTGGCGACGCTGGCCCACCTGCTTTACGCGAACGTGCCCTACGATGGCCGAATCGAGGCGCCGCCCGAGCCACCACCGCCGCGGGCCGCGACCGCGACTGCGTTCCATCGTCGCTGGTGGTTCTGGACAGCGATCGGCGCGGGCGCTGCCGTCGTGGCAACCGCCATTGCCGTGCCCCTTTCGCGGCAGGGCGAGAACTGCCCCGCGGGGTTTCGCTGCGTCGCGATCGACAACTGA
- a CDS encoding septum formation initiator family protein: MLRLSLAGLLAVALGYAPLPFAASVGVGQVLQQRRELRAIVEGNVELAGENRRLLREIEQLRRDPRAIERAARDDLGLVGTTDLVLELE; encoded by the coding sequence GTGTTGCGGCTCTCGCTCGCCGGGCTGCTTGCGGTGGCGCTCGGCTATGCGCCGCTGCCCTTTGCCGCCTCGGTCGGCGTCGGGCAGGTCCTGCAGCAGCGCCGGGAGTTGCGGGCGATCGTCGAGGGTAACGTCGAGCTCGCCGGCGAAAACCGCCGCCTCCTACGCGAGATTGAGCAGCTGCGCCGCGATCCGAGGGCCATCGAGCGCGCCGCACGGGACGATCTTGGCCTGGTCGGCACGACGGATCTCGTGCTTGAGCTCGAGTAA